The Paenibacillus sp. RUD330 genome has a segment encoding these proteins:
- the uvrC gene encoding excinuclease ABC subunit UvrC, which produces MDPIKGKLALLPDQPGCYLMKNGEGTIIYVGKAKVLKNRVRSYFNGTHNGKTQRLVSEIRDFEYIVTASNMEALILECNLIKQYHPRYNVLLKDDKSFPYIKITNEKHPKLEVTRRIVKDKGKYFGPYPNAYAAQQTKKLLDRLYPLRKCNTLPDKVCLYYHLGQCLAPCEFTVEQETYDSMVQEIARFLNGGQDEVKAELQRKMLEAAESMEFERAKEYRDQITAIDAVMEKQKITLADALDRDVFGYATDKGWMCVQILYMRSGKLIERHTTSFPYYGEAYDDFMTFVTQYYSDNPALPKEILLPVPPGELHAGAAAEEGAAGEAAGRGRQSGAGEAETSVPEVAGSVEASVPAADDGGEPAAGSHAEEIRSSLQSWLKVKVHIPQRGRKREVVGMAEGNAKVTLDEKFKLIERDEERSVKAASGLAASIGLTTIRRIEAFDNSNIQGTNPVSAMVVFIDGKPDKKEYRKYKVRTVQGPDDYETMREVIRRRYERVLKEGLELPDLIVVDGGKGQISAAIDILENELGLQVPVCGLVKDAKHKTAQLMVGDPPEPVMLPRDSQEFYLLQRIQDEVHRFAITFHREQRGKSMVQSTLDSIPGIGEKRRKQLLKHFGSLKKIREASPEEFKPLGIGSALAERIVAALKEE; this is translated from the coding sequence ATGGATCCCATCAAGGGGAAGCTAGCGCTCCTTCCCGACCAGCCGGGCTGTTATCTGATGAAGAACGGCGAAGGCACCATCATCTATGTCGGCAAGGCCAAAGTGCTGAAAAATCGTGTCCGTTCCTATTTCAACGGAACCCATAACGGCAAGACGCAGCGTCTCGTCTCGGAAATCCGGGACTTCGAATATATCGTGACGGCAAGCAACATGGAAGCGCTCATTCTGGAGTGCAACCTGATCAAGCAGTATCATCCCCGCTACAACGTGCTTCTGAAGGATGACAAATCCTTTCCTTATATCAAGATTACGAATGAGAAGCATCCGAAGCTGGAGGTTACCCGGCGGATCGTGAAGGACAAGGGCAAATATTTCGGCCCGTATCCGAACGCCTACGCGGCGCAGCAGACCAAGAAGCTGCTGGACCGCTTGTATCCGCTTCGCAAATGCAACACGCTGCCCGACAAAGTGTGCTTGTACTATCATCTCGGCCAGTGCCTCGCGCCCTGCGAATTCACGGTCGAGCAGGAGACGTACGATTCCATGGTGCAGGAGATCGCCCGCTTCCTGAATGGCGGCCAGGACGAGGTCAAGGCGGAGCTGCAGCGCAAAATGCTGGAGGCCGCGGAGTCGATGGAGTTCGAGCGCGCCAAGGAATACCGCGATCAGATCACGGCGATCGATGCCGTCATGGAGAAGCAGAAGATCACGCTCGCCGACGCGCTCGACCGCGACGTGTTCGGTTATGCCACCGACAAGGGGTGGATGTGCGTGCAGATCCTGTATATGCGCAGCGGCAAGCTGATCGAGCGCCATACGACGTCCTTCCCTTATTACGGCGAGGCTTATGACGACTTCATGACGTTCGTCACCCAATACTACAGCGACAATCCGGCTCTGCCGAAGGAAATCCTCTTGCCGGTGCCGCCGGGCGAGCTCCATGCCGGAGCGGCTGCGGAAGAAGGTGCCGCCGGGGAAGCGGCTGGCCGCGGGCGGCAGAGCGGCGCAGGAGAAGCGGAGACATCGGTGCCGGAAGTCGCAGGAAGCGTGGAGGCATCGGTGCCGGCAGCGGACGACGGCGGCGAGCCTGCGGCCGGATCCCATGCGGAGGAGATCCGCTCCTCGCTCCAGAGCTGGCTCAAGGTCAAGGTCCATATCCCGCAGCGCGGGCGCAAGCGCGAGGTCGTCGGCATGGCGGAAGGCAACGCCAAGGTGACGCTCGACGAGAAATTCAAGCTGATCGAGCGCGATGAGGAGCGCAGCGTCAAAGCCGCTTCGGGCTTGGCCGCATCCATCGGCTTGACGACGATCCGGCGCATCGAGGCGTTCGACAACTCCAACATCCAGGGAACCAACCCGGTATCGGCCATGGTCGTTTTCATCGACGGCAAGCCCGACAAGAAGGAGTATCGCAAGTACAAGGTCAGGACCGTCCAAGGGCCGGATGATTACGAGACGATGCGGGAGGTCATCCGCCGGCGGTACGAGAGGGTTCTCAAGGAAGGGCTGGAGCTTCCCGATCTCATCGTGGTGGACGGCGGCAAAGGGCAGATCAGCGCGGCGATCGACATTCTCGAGAACGAGCTCGGCCTGCAGGTTCCGGTATGCGGACTCGTGAAGGATGCCAAGCACAAGACGGCGCAGCTTATGGTCGGCGATCCGCCGGAGCCGGTCATGCTGCCGCGCGACAGCCAGGAATTCTATCTGCTGCAGCGCATCCAGGACGAGGTCCATCGCTTCGCGATCACGTTCCACCGCGAGCAGCGGGGCAAGTCCATGGTCCAATCGACGCTGGACTCCATTCCCGGCATCGGGGAGAAGCGCCGCAAGCAGCTGCTGAAGCATTTCGGCTCCCTCAAGAAGATCCGCGAAGCATCTCCCGAGGAATTCAAGCCGCTCGGCATCGGCTCTGCCCTGGCGGAGCGGATCGTGGCGGCGCTCAAGGAAGAATAG
- a CDS encoding metalloregulator ArsR/SmtB family transcription factor, giving the protein MVEDNEGVKQAVKVYKALGEPTRIKIAMLLMEERTLCCSDISAKLESVAGSTLSHHLKQLTESGLLQLRKDGTYIYYSVNKEVARKYAPYLLE; this is encoded by the coding sequence ATGGTCGAGGACAACGAGGGAGTCAAGCAAGCGGTCAAAGTCTACAAGGCGCTCGGAGAACCGACCCGCATAAAAATCGCCATGCTGCTTATGGAGGAAAGGACGCTCTGCTGCTCCGACATCAGCGCCAAGCTCGAATCCGTCGCCGGCTCCACTCTCTCGCATCATCTCAAGCAGCTCACGGAAAGCGGCCTGCTGCAGCTGCGGAAGGACGGAACCTACATCTATTACAGCGTCAACAAGGAAGTCGCCCGCAAGTATGCTCCTTATTTGCTGGAGTAG
- a CDS encoding MFS transporter yields MSTSWKWKIYMLAVVSFLVGTSEYIIAGILDQVADDIGVSLAAAGQLITVYSLAYAFGTPFLLAAAAKADRKKLMIYSLAIFAAGNFAALAFTGYGALIGSRIILALSSGVFIVTALTVASKLAPSDKQGSAIATLVMGFSTALIIGVPLGRLAASAYDWHLVFGAIGLLGLLAILLILYAIPRTEGERPIPLRDQARLLADPKIAVGLLITFFWIGGYSITYTYISPFLLDITGLNERWVSIGLFALGIASLIGSKLGGFGTDRWGFSRTLVGGMILHSIFLLLISLFAHSAALILPLLMLWSLSAWSSGPTQQYHLITLAPGATSMMLSLNSSVLQLAMAAGAGIGGLIVERSSLAATSWIGAGAVAVAALIAAASFGFLSPAASRRKKAAMLAAGAGMKDLGWDDAD; encoded by the coding sequence ATGTCAACGAGTTGGAAGTGGAAAATATACATGCTTGCCGTCGTAAGCTTCCTGGTCGGCACTTCGGAATACATCATCGCCGGGATTCTGGATCAAGTGGCGGACGACATCGGTGTGTCGCTTGCCGCAGCCGGCCAGCTGATCACGGTCTACTCCCTGGCTTATGCATTCGGCACCCCGTTCCTGCTCGCCGCGGCGGCCAAGGCGGACCGCAAAAAGCTCATGATTTATTCCCTCGCCATATTCGCCGCCGGCAACTTCGCCGCGCTTGCCTTCACCGGATACGGAGCGCTGATCGGCTCCCGCATCATTCTGGCGCTGAGCAGCGGCGTCTTCATCGTCACCGCTCTGACCGTCGCCTCCAAGCTCGCTCCGTCCGACAAGCAGGGCAGCGCCATCGCGACGCTCGTCATGGGCTTCAGCACCGCGCTGATCATCGGGGTGCCCTTGGGCAGGCTTGCCGCTTCCGCGTATGACTGGCATCTGGTGTTCGGCGCGATCGGCCTGCTTGGCCTGCTCGCCATCCTCCTCATCCTCTACGCGATTCCCCGGACGGAGGGGGAGCGCCCCATTCCGCTGCGGGATCAGGCCAGACTGCTCGCCGACCCGAAAATCGCCGTCGGCCTGCTCATTACGTTTTTCTGGATCGGCGGTTATTCCATCACCTATACCTACATCTCCCCCTTCCTCCTCGATATAACGGGACTGAACGAAAGATGGGTGAGCATCGGGTTGTTCGCGCTCGGCATCGCCAGCTTGATCGGCTCCAAGCTCGGAGGCTTCGGCACGGACCGATGGGGCTTCTCCCGCACGCTGGTCGGAGGCATGATCCTCCACTCGATCTTCCTCCTGCTCATCTCCCTGTTCGCCCATTCGGCGGCTCTCATCTTGCCCCTCCTCATGCTGTGGTCGTTGTCCGCCTGGTCGTCGGGACCGACCCAGCAGTACCACCTCATCACGCTCGCACCCGGAGCCACGAGCATGATGCTGAGCCTCAACAGCTCTGTGCTCCAGCTCGCCATGGCTGCAGGAGCGGGCATCGGCGGCTTGATCGTCGAGCGTTCCTCTCTGGCCGCCACCAGCTGGATCGGCGCCGGAGCCGTCGCGGTTGCGGCGCTGATCGCGGCCGCATCGTTCGGCTTCCTCAGCCCGGCGGCCTCTAGGCGCAAGAAGGCAGCCATGCTGGCTGCAGGCGCCGGCATGAAGGATCTCGGATGGGATGACGCCGACTGA
- a CDS encoding YezD family protein, producing the protein MAKPVELDEAWLERIADQVNGLEYGAVVITVHDGRIVQIDRTERKRFDAAALRQQGAAAAQG; encoded by the coding sequence ATGGCGAAACCTGTGGAATTGGATGAAGCCTGGCTGGAGCGCATCGCCGACCAGGTCAACGGGCTGGAGTACGGAGCGGTGGTCATTACGGTGCATGACGGCCGCATCGTGCAGATCGACCGTACGGAGCGCAAGCGGTTCGATGCCGCCGCCCTTCGGCAGCAGGGTGCCGCCGCGGCTCAGGGGTGA
- the cysW gene encoding sulfate ABC transporter permease subunit CysW produces the protein MAGTVTSRSSAKAVVRAKPVSEPRAVKWLLIGIAFVFLALIVLLPLLTVFIEGMKRGWDVYISALTDPDAVAALKLTLLVAVIAVPLNAVFGVAAAWLVTKFSFRGKNLLVTLIDLPFSVSPVIAGFIFLLLFGAQGYLGPWLDEHNLQIVFATPGIVLATMFVTFPFVARELIPLMQAQGTQEEEAAATLGAKGFRIFWNVTLPNIKWGLLYGIVLCNARAMGEFGAVSVVSGHIRGETNTLPLHVEILYNEYQFSASFAVASLLMMLALVTLGAKSLVEWKTAQRNKETVEG, from the coding sequence GTGGCCGGTACCGTAACTTCCCGATCGTCCGCCAAGGCCGTTGTCCGGGCGAAGCCCGTAAGCGAGCCGAGAGCCGTCAAATGGCTGCTCATCGGCATCGCCTTCGTCTTCCTCGCGCTGATCGTCCTGCTGCCGCTTCTCACCGTCTTCATCGAAGGCATGAAGCGGGGCTGGGATGTGTATATCAGCGCCCTGACTGATCCCGACGCCGTGGCTGCCCTCAAGCTGACGCTGCTCGTAGCCGTCATCGCGGTGCCCTTGAACGCGGTCTTCGGCGTTGCGGCCGCCTGGCTCGTAACCAAGTTCAGCTTCCGCGGCAAAAACCTGCTCGTGACGCTGATCGACCTGCCGTTCTCGGTGTCGCCCGTCATCGCGGGCTTCATCTTCCTGCTGCTCTTCGGCGCCCAAGGTTATCTCGGCCCATGGCTGGATGAGCATAATCTGCAAATCGTATTTGCGACTCCAGGCATCGTGCTCGCGACGATGTTCGTGACCTTTCCTTTTGTGGCCAGAGAGCTGATCCCCCTCATGCAGGCCCAGGGCACGCAGGAGGAGGAAGCGGCCGCCACGCTTGGGGCGAAGGGATTCCGCATCTTCTGGAACGTTACGCTTCCCAACATCAAATGGGGCCTTCTGTACGGCATCGTGCTCTGCAACGCGAGGGCCATGGGAGAGTTCGGCGCCGTATCGGTCGTATCCGGACATATCCGCGGGGAAACGAACACCCTGCCTCTGCATGTGGAAATACTATACAACGAGTATCAGTTCTCGGCATCCTTTGCCGTGGCTTCGCTGCTGATGATGCTGGCGCTGGTGACGCTTGGCGCGAAAAGTCTCGTGGAATGGAAAACCGCGCAGCGGAATAAAGAAACCGTGGAGGGATAA
- the cysT gene encoding sulfate ABC transporter permease subunit CysT — MKGSRTRSILPGFGLSMGITVFYLCIIVLIPLSCVLLKTAELSWGEFWSTVTAPRVMASYRISLLTSLAAAVINVVFGFIVAWVLVRYSFPGRKFLDSLVDLPFALPTAVAGIALTAIYAPNGWVGKWLEPLGIKVAFTPLGITIALIFIGLPFIVRTVQPVLEDLDAEVEEAAVMLGAGRWRTILRIVLPELTPALLTGFALAFARGIGEYGSVVFISGNMPMRTEITPLLIMTKLESFELEQATAIALVLLVISFAMLLVINYIQWRAGRRALSR, encoded by the coding sequence ATGAAAGGTTCCCGCACTCGGAGCATTTTACCCGGATTCGGATTGTCGATGGGCATCACCGTCTTTTACCTGTGCATCATCGTGCTGATTCCGCTGTCTTGCGTCCTGCTCAAGACGGCGGAGCTCAGCTGGGGGGAATTCTGGTCGACGGTGACCGCTCCCCGCGTCATGGCTTCCTACCGCATCAGCCTGCTGACTTCGCTGGCGGCGGCGGTCATCAACGTCGTGTTCGGCTTCATCGTCGCATGGGTGCTGGTACGCTACTCGTTTCCGGGCCGGAAGTTCCTGGACAGCCTCGTCGACCTGCCGTTCGCGCTTCCGACCGCAGTCGCCGGCATCGCCCTGACGGCCATCTACGCGCCTAACGGCTGGGTCGGCAAATGGCTGGAGCCGCTTGGAATCAAGGTGGCCTTCACGCCTCTGGGCATCACGATCGCCTTGATCTTCATCGGCTTGCCGTTCATCGTCCGCACCGTCCAGCCCGTACTGGAGGATCTCGACGCCGAGGTCGAAGAGGCCGCCGTCATGCTGGGAGCCGGAAGATGGCGCACGATCCTGCGCATCGTGCTGCCGGAGCTGACGCCGGCGCTCCTGACCGGCTTCGCGCTTGCGTTCGCCCGGGGCATCGGCGAATACGGCTCCGTCGTCTTCATCTCCGGCAACATGCCGATGCGCACGGAGATCACTCCGCTGCTGATCATGACGAAGCTGGAGTCGTTCGAGCTGGAGCAGGCAACGGCGATCGCGCTCGTGCTGCTCGTCATCTCGTTCGCCATGCTGCTCGTCATCAATTACATCCAGTGGCGGGCCGGCAGGCGCGCGCTGTCGCGATAG
- a CDS encoding sulfate ABC transporter substrate-binding protein — translation MTKKKLRTLPVLLLSASLAFTLTACGSGNNSKNGNAASGNTGGAANAAANDGGAKAEPKGPVELLNVSYDPTRELYVAYNAAFAKYWKDKTGQEVTVKQSHGGSGKQSLSVIGGLKADVVTLALGYDIDAIADKGLINKDWSSKYEDNSAPYTSTIVFLVRKGNPKGIKDWNDLVKPGVEVITPNPKTSGGARWNYLAAWGYASKQDGGDEAKTKDFMKQLFKNVPVLDSGARGATTTFTERGIGDVLLAWENEAFLSQKELGDKFEIVYPSLSVLAEPPVAVVDKVVDQKGTREVAEEYLKYLYSDEGQKIAADNFYRPINKTIAEQYKDKFKELDLLQIDKDFGGWAEAQKKHFADGGTFDEIYTPGSK, via the coding sequence ATGACAAAGAAAAAGCTTCGCACGCTGCCTGTCCTGTTGCTCTCGGCTTCTCTCGCCTTCACCCTTACCGCCTGCGGCTCCGGCAACAACAGCAAGAATGGAAATGCGGCGTCCGGCAATACCGGCGGCGCGGCCAACGCCGCAGCCAACGACGGCGGCGCCAAGGCAGAGCCCAAAGGGCCTGTCGAGCTGCTCAACGTATCCTACGATCCTACCCGCGAGCTCTATGTGGCGTACAATGCGGCGTTCGCGAAATACTGGAAAGACAAGACAGGCCAGGAAGTCACGGTGAAGCAGTCGCATGGCGGCTCCGGCAAGCAGTCGCTCTCCGTCATCGGCGGCCTCAAGGCCGACGTCGTCACCTTGGCTCTCGGCTACGATATCGACGCCATTGCCGACAAAGGGCTGATCAACAAGGATTGGAGCTCGAAGTACGAGGACAACAGCGCTCCATACACGTCCACGATCGTCTTCCTCGTCCGCAAGGGCAATCCGAAGGGCATCAAGGACTGGAACGATCTCGTGAAGCCGGGCGTGGAGGTCATTACGCCGAATCCGAAAACATCCGGCGGCGCGCGCTGGAACTATTTGGCGGCATGGGGCTACGCCTCCAAGCAGGACGGCGGCGACGAAGCCAAGACGAAGGATTTCATGAAGCAGCTGTTCAAGAACGTTCCGGTGCTCGACTCCGGCGCGCGCGGCGCGACGACGACGTTCACGGAGCGCGGCATCGGCGACGTCCTGCTCGCATGGGAGAACGAGGCCTTCCTGTCCCAGAAGGAGCTGGGGGACAAGTTCGAAATCGTCTATCCTTCGCTCAGCGTGCTTGCGGAGCCTCCGGTAGCCGTCGTCGACAAGGTCGTGGACCAGAAGGGCACCCGCGAGGTCGCCGAGGAATATCTGAAGTATCTGTACAGCGACGAAGGCCAGAAGATCGCCGCCGACAATTTCTACCGTCCGATCAACAAGACGATCGCGGAGCAGTACAAGGACAAATTCAAGGAGCTTGACCTGCTCCAGATCGACAAGGACTTCGGCGGCTGGGCCGAAGCGCAGAAGAAGCATTTCGCCGACGGCGGAACGTTTGACGAAATCTACACGCCGGGATCCAAGTAA
- a CDS encoding excinuclease ABC subunit UvrA codes for MSGSNQEHIVISGARENNLKGVSLRIPKRKITIFTGVSGSGKSSIVFDTIAAESQRLLNENFSMFVRNFLPRFPQPDADAIENLSMAVIVDQKRLGGGSHSTMGTITDISPILRLLFSRVGQPYVGKANMFSFNDPQGMCPECSGLGRSLCVDLSKALDKSKSLNEGAIMLPGYAVNSWDWNMVVQSWPFDTDKKLSDYSDEDLEQLLYGKARKVKMDFAGKATNITVEGVIEKFTNKYIKQDVKTKSERTQQAVAPYITEGACSSCHGARLSQAALNCRINGYNIAELSSIEVGRLIAVIREIDDPAAAPVIKSLSDRLQHLADIGLDYLTLDRETDTLSGGESQRVKMVKHLSGSLVDVTYIFDEPSVGLHPRDVHRLNGLLQKLRDKGNTVLVVEHDPDVIKVADHIVDVGPHAGSRGGSIVYEGSFQKLLESGTLTGTHMKRPLQLKRECRQPSGKLPIKEAALHNLRNVSVDIPTGVLTVVAGVAGSGKSTLINEVFLGQHPDAIVIDQSAIGVSTRSNPATYTGIMDDVRKAFATANKVSPSLFSFNSKGACENCQGLGVVYTDLGYLDGVKLPCEVCGGGRFKEEVLTYKLNGKSIAEVLEMTVEQALDFFKLKEVVRKLQAMSDVGLNYVTLGQPLSTLSGGECQRIKLASELHKQGSIYVMDEPTTGLHMSDIGHLLEIMNRLVDAGNTVIVIEHNLEVISQADWIIDMGPDGGSKGGQVVFEGTPAQIVQAEQSITGKYLR; via the coding sequence ATGAGCGGATCGAATCAGGAGCACATCGTCATTTCGGGTGCGAGGGAGAACAATCTCAAGGGCGTATCCTTGCGCATTCCCAAGCGGAAGATCACGATCTTCACGGGGGTGTCCGGATCCGGCAAGTCCTCGATCGTTTTCGATACCATCGCCGCAGAATCCCAGCGTCTGCTGAATGAGAACTTCAGCATGTTCGTCCGCAACTTCCTGCCGCGGTTTCCGCAGCCGGACGCAGATGCGATCGAGAACCTCAGCATGGCCGTCATCGTGGATCAGAAGCGGCTCGGCGGCGGCTCCCATTCCACGATGGGCACGATTACCGATATCTCTCCCATTCTCCGTCTTCTCTTCTCCCGAGTGGGACAGCCCTATGTTGGAAAAGCGAACATGTTCTCCTTCAACGATCCGCAAGGCATGTGTCCCGAGTGCAGCGGGCTCGGCCGCAGCCTGTGCGTCGACCTGAGCAAGGCGCTGGACAAGTCGAAGTCGCTGAATGAAGGGGCCATCATGCTGCCCGGCTATGCGGTGAACAGCTGGGATTGGAACATGGTCGTCCAGTCGTGGCCCTTCGACACCGACAAGAAGCTGAGCGATTATTCGGATGAGGACCTGGAGCAGCTGCTGTACGGCAAAGCCAGGAAAGTGAAGATGGATTTCGCGGGCAAGGCGACGAACATTACGGTGGAAGGCGTCATCGAGAAGTTCACGAACAAATACATCAAGCAGGATGTGAAGACGAAGTCGGAGCGCACCCAGCAGGCTGTCGCGCCTTACATCACCGAGGGCGCCTGCTCCAGCTGCCACGGCGCGAGGCTCAGCCAAGCCGCGCTCAACTGCAGGATCAACGGGTACAACATCGCGGAGCTGTCTTCCATAGAGGTCGGCCGTCTCATCGCCGTCATCCGGGAGATCGACGATCCTGCCGCCGCGCCGGTAATCAAATCGCTGTCGGACCGGCTGCAGCATCTGGCCGATATCGGGCTCGACTATTTGACGCTGGACCGGGAGACCGATACGTTGTCCGGCGGCGAGTCGCAGCGCGTCAAGATGGTGAAGCATCTGAGCGGCAGCCTGGTGGATGTCACCTACATCTTCGACGAGCCCAGCGTCGGCTTGCATCCCCGTGACGTGCACCGGCTGAACGGGCTGCTCCAGAAGCTTCGCGACAAGGGCAACACCGTGCTTGTCGTCGAGCATGATCCCGATGTGATCAAGGTCGCGGATCATATTGTCGACGTCGGTCCTCACGCCGGCAGCCGCGGCGGCTCCATCGTGTACGAAGGAAGCTTCCAGAAGCTGCTGGAGTCCGGCACGCTGACCGGCACCCATATGAAGCGGCCGCTCCAGCTGAAGCGCGAATGCAGGCAGCCGTCCGGCAAGCTCCCTATCAAGGAAGCCGCGCTGCACAATCTGCGGAACGTGAGCGTGGATATTCCAACCGGGGTGCTGACCGTCGTTGCGGGTGTCGCCGGCTCGGGCAAGAGCACGCTGATCAACGAGGTGTTCCTCGGCCAGCACCCGGATGCGATCGTCATCGACCAATCGGCGATAGGGGTGTCGACGCGCTCGAATCCCGCGACCTATACAGGCATCATGGACGATGTGCGCAAGGCGTTCGCTACCGCGAACAAGGTGAGCCCAAGCCTGTTCAGCTTCAACTCCAAGGGAGCCTGCGAGAACTGCCAAGGGCTCGGAGTCGTGTACACCGACCTCGGCTACCTCGACGGCGTGAAGCTGCCCTGCGAAGTCTGCGGAGGCGGAAGGTTCAAGGAAGAGGTGCTGACCTACAAGCTGAACGGCAAGTCGATCGCAGAGGTTCTGGAGATGACGGTGGAGCAAGCGCTGGATTTCTTTAAGCTGAAGGAAGTTGTTCGCAAGCTCCAGGCGATGAGCGATGTAGGGCTGAACTATGTTACGCTCGGCCAGCCGCTCAGCACGCTCTCGGGCGGAGAATGCCAGCGCATCAAGCTCGCAAGCGAGCTGCACAAGCAGGGCAGCATCTACGTGATGGACGAGCCGACGACCGGGCTTCATATGTCCGATATCGGACATCTACTGGAGATCATGAACCGTCTCGTGGATGCCGGCAATACCGTCATCGTCATCGAGCACAACCTCGAAGTGATCAGCCAAGCGGATTGGATCATCGATATGGGACCGGACGGCGGCAGCAAGGGCGGCCAGGTCGTGTTCGAGGGCACTCCGGCGCAGATCGTCCAGGCGGAGCAGTCGATCACGGGGAAATACTTGAGGTAA
- a CDS encoding SRPBCC domain-containing protein, translating to MSLTLSLDFQYTASIEKLWSAITDSSKLAKWVVDIHNGQPMENDFKPVVGHRFQFRTQPSEWWDGIIEGEVLVVDEPGILSYTWASGGEKHTVTWTLQDLGDGKVNLHLEQVGFTNAQGLEGAKYGWSKWCGELEKVLAP from the coding sequence ATGAGCCTAACGTTATCCTTGGATTTTCAGTATACGGCGTCGATCGAGAAGCTTTGGTCCGCCATAACCGATTCCAGCAAGCTTGCCAAGTGGGTCGTCGATATCCACAACGGCCAGCCGATGGAAAATGATTTCAAGCCCGTCGTAGGACATCGGTTCCAGTTCCGCACCCAGCCGTCCGAATGGTGGGATGGAATCATCGAGGGCGAAGTGCTTGTCGTGGACGAACCCGGCATACTGTCCTATACTTGGGCAAGCGGCGGAGAGAAGCACACGGTTACGTGGACACTGCAGGATCTAGGGGACGGAAAGGTCAATCTGCATCTCGAGCAAGTCGGATTCACAAATGCCCAAGGACTCGAAGGCGCTAAATACGGCTGGAGCAAATGGTGCGGAGAGCTCGAGAAGGTATTGGCGCCATAA
- a CDS encoding metalloregulator ArsR/SmtB family transcription factor: MSENSPLRDVYDAIADPTRRRLISLLAEAEEMPLHELTAPFEMGRTAVSKHLGILKEAGLVRDRKVGRETRFRLNAAPLREIQDWVAFYSKFWSSNMSRLSRLLEEEEE, encoded by the coding sequence GTGAGCGAGAACAGCCCGCTGCGGGATGTATATGATGCGATTGCGGACCCGACCAGGCGCAGGCTGATCTCTCTGCTGGCAGAGGCGGAGGAGATGCCGCTTCATGAATTGACGGCTCCGTTCGAGATGGGCCGCACAGCCGTATCCAAGCATTTGGGCATTCTCAAGGAAGCTGGACTCGTGCGCGACCGCAAAGTCGGCAGAGAGACGCGGTTCAGGCTGAATGCCGCTCCGCTGCGAGAGATTCAAGACTGGGTCGCTTTCTACAGCAAGTTCTGGAGTTCGAATATGTCGCGCCTGAGCCGACTATTAGAGGAGGAAGAAGAATGA
- the dnaI gene encoding primosomal protein DnaI → MESLKDLLKTMPGGAQIRARAQKQLQELLDDPGVRKLREQHPDIDEGVVRRNSNLVYQYVKEHRNCSACPGLDECPNDFQGHYTLLSADGSSGETRLIDRKTACRKFIARRNEELIRSRIRSFYVSDKVLAKAYSFEDIARKDSARLPAVKQILQYIDRTKEQGLQTDGLYLTGQFGTGKTFLMGYMMGELAKLGYSGVIVYMPDFVEDLKAMFGEPGRLKETIDLMKEADILIFDDIGAENLSPWVRDHVMGSILNYRMERKPTFYTSNHALDDLEQHFSFTSKDGEEYHKGRRIMDRIRPFVEVIMVKGTNKRGSRGAAPGAEA, encoded by the coding sequence ATGGAATCCCTGAAGGATTTGCTCAAAACGATGCCGGGAGGAGCCCAGATCCGCGCCCGGGCCCAAAAGCAGCTGCAGGAGCTGCTTGACGATCCCGGCGTCCGCAAGCTGAGGGAACAGCATCCCGACATCGACGAAGGCGTGGTGAGGCGCAATTCCAACCTCGTCTACCAATACGTCAAGGAGCATCGCAACTGCTCGGCCTGCCCGGGTCTGGATGAGTGTCCCAACGACTTCCAGGGCCATTATACGCTGCTGTCCGCCGACGGCTCCAGCGGCGAAACCCGACTGATCGACCGGAAGACAGCCTGCCGCAAGTTCATTGCCCGCCGCAACGAGGAGCTGATCCGCAGCCGCATCCGCAGCTTCTATGTCAGCGACAAGGTGCTCGCCAAAGCGTATTCCTTCGAAGACATCGCGAGGAAGGACTCGGCCCGCCTGCCGGCGGTCAAGCAAATTCTTCAATATATCGACCGGACCAAAGAGCAGGGCCTGCAGACGGACGGCCTGTACTTGACCGGCCAGTTCGGAACGGGCAAGACGTTCCTGATGGGCTATATGATGGGAGAGCTGGCGAAGCTCGGCTACTCGGGCGTCATTGTCTACATGCCGGATTTCGTCGAGGATCTCAAGGCCATGTTCGGCGAGCCGGGACGTCTCAAGGAGACGATCGATCTCATGAAGGAAGCCGATATTCTGATCTTCGACGATATCGGCGCCGAGAACTTGAGCCCGTGGGTTCGGGACCATGTCATGGGCTCGATCCTGAACTACCGAATGGAGCGCAAGCCGACCTTCTATACCTCGAACCACGCCCTTGACGATTTGGAGCAGCATTTCAGCTTCACGAGCAAGGACGGGGAGGAATACCACAAGGGCCGCCGGATCATGGACCGGATCCGCCCGTTCGTGGAAGTCATCATGGTCAAGGGAACGAACAAGCGCGGCTCCCGCGGCGCCGCTCCCGGAGCGGAAGCCTGA